Part of the Vigna angularis cultivar LongXiaoDou No.4 chromosome 1, ASM1680809v1, whole genome shotgun sequence genome, GCCATCCCTATTCCTCTTTATTGAGAGCTCAATTAATTGTTCTTAAAGGTCCAAAGATTTGGAGAAGATGTTGTTGGAAGAGTTCATGAGAATTTTGACTGTCCACGAACAAGTTCTGCAGAACAACGAGCAAcgtaaaaaaattcatttcagTGAGTGttcaaaatactttttaattttgctTAAGtactatttcatttattttttgttgtcaACTAAATGATGTGATGTGATTtacttctcttctcttctccatttCAACAATTAATCCACTCATTTCCTTTCTAGTCCAACTTAACACACTGAATCAACTActcataaatttgaaataattgaaaagaaaaaactctaGTTAGccaattaattaaagataaaaaaaataaaaaagcaacaAATTCAACtaacaaaatactaaaaaaaatatatttcagatacctaaattgaaattcaattaaaaatatttcaaatttataaaggtaattagaattttattaaacctaaattttacgggcattagagataaaaaaaaaaaaaagaaaaaaaaacgatgtTTTTTTACTTGGAAGGAGAGCATTGTTGAGCTGACCTGAGCTAAGCTCGGACGACCTGGCTGCCGTGTTATGTGGCGGCGCTCCCATCTTCATCTCCATCTGCGACTTCTCAATGTCGCCGAAGTTCCACATTTCTCGTCCCCTCCTCTCTCTCTCAAGCGAGCCCTCTCTCAATCCCCTCTCCCTAATCATCCTCTCCTTCTCTCATTCCCACTATTCCACTTCCAAATCACCCTCTCACACCTCTCACTATCTCTCTCAGTTTCTCCCTCTCGCCGACTCCACCTTCAAACCCCTCAACACAATCACCGCACATGAACGTCGCCTAGTCGTCCTGGGCCTATCCACCGCCATCAAAACCGACCAGAGTTTCGCCCTCAAGGCCTTCTCCCTCCGCTTCTGCCCCTTCCTTCTCGTCAAGATTATGACCTTCTTAGACACCCGCCAAGCCGCGTTTGCCTTCTTCAAGCTAGCCTTCGGGAACAATTTCGAGGAGACCGTTCGCTTGAGCTGCGTCGCGGCGCATGTTCTGGCGGCGAAGGGGCTTCACCTGCTCGCGCAGGACGTGGTCTCCTGGCTCATTGCCAGGGTTGGGGCTGGGAGAGCCAACGAAATATTTGAGTTTATGTGGAAGAATCATGCTATTTATGAGTCTGATTTTTCTGTCTTGAATACGCTTTTGCGGGGGTTTCTGAATTTGGGGATGAGTTTTGAGGCGTTGGAGGTTTTGCGTAAGATGAGGGATGTAGGAGTTAGGCCTGGTTTGTCTTCGCTGACTATTCTCATGAGGTTGTTGCTTAGGCTTGGTGATTATGGTAGTGTGTGGAAGGTGTTCAAGGATATGATCCACAGAGGGCCTCGCCCTTCGAATATCACGTTTAATGTGATGTTGTATGGGTTTTGTAGACAACAGAAGATTGCGATTGCGGAGAGTTTGTTACATTTGATGCCTAAGTTTATGTGTAGTCCTGATGTTTTTGCGTTTAACATTCTTATTAACGCGTGCTGTGTGAGGGCGAGGACTTCGGTTGCGTTTGATTGGCTAAATTTCATGGTTAGAAGTGGCCTTGAACCGAGTCTTGCTACGTTTAATACCATTATGCATGCACTTTGCCGGGAAGGGAATGTGAGGAGGGCGCAGAAGCTCTTTGATGAGATTCAGGATATGGGAATTGCGCCAAATGCAGCTATGTATAATACACTGATGGATGGGTATTTCAAGGCACGGGAAGTTAGTCAGGCTAGCTTGCTTTATGAGAAGATGAGGACTAAGGGTGTTTCTCCTGATTGTGTGacttttaatattttggttGGGGGATATTATAAGTATGGGAGAAAAGATGATTGGAACAGGTTGTTGAAAGATTTGATTGTATTGGGATTGTTTCCAGATTGTTCACTGTGTGATGTAACTGTGTCTGTGCTATGTTGGACTGGCAGAATTGATGAGGCCATGGCATTATTGCAAGAACTGCTTGAAAAGGGACTAACTCTTAGTGTTGTCGCCTTTAACTCAGTAATAGGAGCCTATAGCAGGGCAGGTTTAGAAGACAAAGCTTTTGAAACCTATCGTATTATGGTCTTGGGCGGTTTCACCCCTTCATCGTCCACTTGTAATTCTTTGCTTATGAGTTTGTGTAGGAAAGGATGCTTGCAAGAAGCCAGGATACTTTTGTATGGGATGCTAGAGAAGGGGTTTCCCATCAACAAAGTCGCTTACACGGTGCTTTTGGATGGATATTTCAAGATGAATGATTTGGATGGAGCTCAGTTTCTCTGGAAGGAAATGAAAGAAAGGGGTATGTATCCAGATGCTGTTGCCTTTACAGCCTTAATTGACGGGCTTTCAAAAGCAGGTAATGTCGAGGAGGCACATGAAGTGTTCTTAGAAATGTCCGCTATGGGTTTTGTTCCTAATAATTTTGCTTACAATTCTTTGATTAGAGGCCTCTGCAATTGTGGGAGGATGACTGAAGCATTGAGGTTGGAGAAAGAGATGAGGCAAAAAGGCATTCTTTCTGACACCTTCACCTTCAATATCATCATTGATGGTTATTGTAGACGGGGACAAATGAAGTTTGCAACTGATACATTTCTTGACATGCAACGGATTGGTTTGCCGCCTGATATTTTCacatttaacatattaataGGAGGGTACTGCAAGGCATTTGACATGGTTGGCGCAGGTCAGATGGTTAATAAAATGTACTCATGTGGGCTTGACCCAGATATCACAACCTATAATACACAAATGCATGGCTACTGCAGAATGCGAAAAATGAATCAAGCTGTTATCATTTTGGATGAGCTCATCTCCGCTGGCATTGTTCCAGATACAGTGACATACAACACTATGATGAATGGTATTTGTAGTGATATATTAGATCGAGCTATGATTCTTACTGCCAAATTACTTAAGATCGGTTTTGTTCCAAATGTGATTACAACCAATATGTTGTTGTCACAATTTTGCAAGCAGGGGATGCCAGAGAAGGCAATACTATGGGGTCAAAAGTTGTCGGAGTTTTCCTTTGGTTTTGATGAAATCTCATATAGAATACTGGATCAAGCTTACCGTTTGAAACGAGATAACATTGAACTTGTGAGAGAAACATATGAGAAGGGCCTTTTTATGGATTTCCTCATGTACATCACATTTGACtatttttcaagaaataaaCCTCAGAAGATTGAAAATAGAGTAGAGTTAATTGAAAATCAATTCATTGCTTTGTGAACTTATTATTTCATCTTTCTAGTATCCTTGAAATCTGCCATGATTTTATGTAATCGTGAGAACAGTACATTGGACTCATTCATTGACTACTTGAGCATTACATGAAACAAGTGATCAAAATACGTTGTCATATACTGTAAGAAACCATTGAGGGATTGATCACCCCTTTTGAAGATAAATGCATTGGTTATTACTACCCATTCTGGAGGGTTTTACGCGTGTTTCTCTATAATGGATAATAACAGCCAATTTTTAGAGGGCTGCAAAGGAAGCATAATTTGATTCTATGATCGAGGCCTTGAGAACATTGTCAGTCTAAAATATGATTGAATCTACTGAACTGCAGGTGATGGAGATTGGAGAGTTTTTTTGTAAGTGTAGTAAATCTATTTTTCTTCTAGAGAGTTGTGATATCAAATCTTCCTTGTGTATGTTTGTGTCTTGTTTGTAGTATGTGGTGCTGAGTTTGTATTGCACGCTGTCTGGATTTAAGATTTgattagtttcatttttattttcaggcTTGTGTTGATCTGGGAATTAGAACTGAACATTGATTGAATCTACTGAACTGCAGGTGATGGAGATTGGAGAGTTTTTTTGTAAGTGTAGTAAATCTATTTTTCTTCTAGAGAGTTGTGATATCAAATCTTCCTTGTGTATGTTTGTGTCTTGTTTGTAGTATGTGGTGCTGAGTTTGTATTGCACGCTGTCTGGATTTAAGATTTgattagtttcatttttattttcaggcTTGTGTTGATCTGGGAATTAGAACTGAACATTGTTAAGAAGCACATCTCTCAAAAGCTTAATCATAAGGTGAAAGCCCAGctatgattttatatttctcTTGAATGTCTTGGTGAAGCTCATGTGCCTGCTCTGTTTATTACTTGTCTTGTTACTAAATTATTgcatgtaaatataaaaaaaagatattgatTTTTCTCATTATTAGTGTTTGATaggaaaaaaatactaaaatgaaACTAAATGATCTGACACTGTTAAAAAATTTCTGATCGAATGAGATACTGAAAAAATGGGCTTCTTCTTTGGTTTCCTTGGTGAGGAAAAAGTTTAGCTGGTAATCAATGAACAACAAATTTTTGCATCTTAATTGTCACATTGGTTCGTTACAGAGCCAGGGAAAGGCAAACAAAAGATTAGGTGGGAGTTCACACGATAAAAATGAGAGTTtcttataattgtattttttttcaccataaatatatcaaaatatgcACATTATGATGCTGTAGAGAAATCTCGCCAATGTAAATTAAGAAAAGACCTTCCTGGAAGAGTGTGTACATGTCtgtgaaaaaaagagagagagagagagagagagagagagagagagagagagagagagagagagagagagagagagagagagagagagagaacaaaaaGGATTTATTGTTGATATGCTTTTTGTTTTCAGCATGAGGATTTTCCATTTTCTCATGCTTTGTTTGGGTTCTTGCCTTTATTGATGTTTTGACCTATTTGGATTTGACTTTTATAGATGCTTTTGACCTAATTTGCTAGCTATGCTTCTAATCTTGATGTGAGATAGTTTATTTTAAGTAACCTTTTAAGAGAAAGGGTAGCCTTGGTGCAACAGTTAGAGTTGTTGAAGTGTGACTAGGGGGTCATAGGTTCAATTCATGGAATTAGTCTGCTGCAAATGCTAGGTAAGGCTGCCTTCAATCCATGATGTGTCTGGCCATTCCTTCCCTTCACGAGCTTTATAGCTTAGAGTACCAGgttgtccttttctttttaaaaattgttttttaagcTCTAAATAATTGTCTCTGCTATATGTGGCTCACATGCTCCCTCTACACAAAGCTATATTCACTGAAATTTGTCTAAACAGGATTTTTACTTTGAACTTTGCAGTGAGCTGCACATATTAGGCACTAACCATTGTCCTCAGTTCACAATGCATTGAAAATATTATCTTCTTCACAGTTGTCTGTCTGCCTTAAAATCTATATTGTCTCTTTCTTTAGAATTGATAACATGTTAAGGATTAGTACTCCCTTTTACATTTTTCTGTTGTCTAAAATTAGTACTCCCTTTTACATTAACCTGTTCTTAATTGAGTTCAAGTCTATATCTTATCACTGAGGCTATATTAAATTTCTGGATTAGCAAATGATGAAAGATCTTGTGGTTAATTTGTAACTTATCCAGTATAGTAAAAGTTTTGAGATCAACTTGAATACTTCCTGTCTAAAAGTAAAATTCGCAACAGATTTGCAATATCTAATAGAAGTCCAAGGCATATATCAGAACTAAGTTTCACTTTGGCCTTTCTGCATTACAGATAAATGAAGACAAGGAAACTGAGAAAAATGAGGCCAAAGCCATGGAGATAATCTTGATGCTCATTTGCTCATCGGAGGAAAGTGCATTAAATGAATGATtatcatgaaaggaaaaagTTTAGAATCAAACGAGAATGCTTGGAATTATGGGGTACTTCTTAGAGGTTTGGAATTGAGCTAGAGGCTACAGTCCCTCCTAATATTGCAAGGTCAAAGAGGTGAAACTTGGTGTGGGCTTCAAGTGATATGTTTGAGAAActtaaattcaaaagaaaaaaagagaagaggaagaagcttCCAAGATAAAATAGCTGGAATCTGGAGTGACCATGATGCAACAAAGTAACTGTCATGAAATGGTAAAGAAAAGGTAAGAAAGAAAGGGAATGTCCAGAAAAAGCCTTATGGGATGGTGGAGTCAAATATTATTGAGCTTCTTTCTGACTTCTTTTGGAACAATTCAATTATGGTCTTAATATTTTTGGCTCTATCATTTgtcttgattttggttttggtccctatacttaataaatttgatttgtgGTCCTTATAGTTTTACAAGTTTAGGTTTGCATCTAGTTTGGATAAActtctcaattaaaatttattggtgAAGAAAAATGGGATTAAACTTCTTCCATATTccataagaaaaataaacttgTGCGCCACAATTTGTATAGAAGCTCTCGCATCCAACTTTTCCAAAAACTGggttcattattttattttaacttgtagAAATTCAGTTCGCTtacctttattttcttctctcataaCTGCTTATTAGAAGTTCACCCAACAAGACCTTGGTGCCTAGTTTTATTCTgttttgttttctattcttaTAGTTTTTTCTACTTAGGTTTAAGTCTCTCGAGTAAACCAGACATTGGTCCAAAATGGTTGTACCATACAAGACTGTTTTGGCATACCATTTGTAGTAGGGACCAAAACGAAATTTTTGAAACTATAAGTACCAAcaacttaatttttaaagtatacggatcaaaaccaaaattaaaGTGATTcataccaaaaatatatttaaaccttCAATTATATTTGAAGATGTTCACCATGTTTGTTAGTGAAAGAGCATGCTACTAAGAGCATTACACAGAAATGTGCTTGTGTTGAAGCCTTTCTTGTGTTGAACCTGGAATGTAGTTCGATATTTAGCAGGAGGAAAAGGAAACTTCTGTCATTGGCATGCTGAATTGGCAATACTTGCTAGAATACTAAAGGAATAAGTTATAAAAGAAATGTTGTCTTTAGGTTCGCCCAGCTTCTTCATTTTGGGAGATTTTgtagaaaaataattgaattatttgttTACCCTCAACCCCTTTCTTAATCACACGTTTCAATTTATTTCGCACTCTTTCATAGTGAGGCATTTGTGCTATCTGTGCTCAGCCATCATACTGTGGTTGGGATTTGTTGGATATGGGGCCAAGATTAGAAGACTCTAATATGTGGTTGTTTCCTAAATTAGCTGGGCAAATATTCTGATTAATTGTACAACTGTAATTAAGGGAGTTGTATCCGCAGTTGTATAGGGTagttttttcttgatttattggTTGGTTGAAAATGACAACTAATCATAAGTTACTCTACTAAATACTTCAGTAGAAGGTTAACTAATATACCTAGTGTTGACATTATGATGCCTAAGTGAAAGCGGCACTAGTTGTTGTCAAAACATTGATTGCCTGCACAGGATTGTTCTCCGAATAGATTCTGCAACGTTAGAACTAAACAAATTATGACCATTTCTGTGACTTCTCTCGCATACTCAATAGTCTAGGACATGCTGGACTGATCATCTCATTTTTTCTGCCTTCATAAGTTCGGCCTATGCCCTCGTGGAGATTGTTCGAGTGAACTTGCAATATCAGCCTGCAGTTGGCGAACAACAaaactttataattatttagtGTCGTTTgggttcatttttttttctttcaactatTTTTTGGTTCTCACTAATAGTTGAATAAGGTTATTTATGATTGGTCCTCAGCCTGCAAGACCATCTCTAAAATCTGAATCTTTTGAAATGTGATGTCCCGTTCGAAGGCCTTTACTGGCTACTGGTACAGCTATTGACTGAAACAATTGTGTTATTAATTTGGTTTAAGTATGACAATTATGTGCCAATATTGGTCAATGCTGGTGAATAGCAAGTAAATCCATTGTGGAAGATTAATCTAGGGATCGATGTTACAATGGATATGTGATATCTACTTCGTTTGGTTGCTAACTAAAGCTTACATATGATAGCAGAGGAGATGGCCATGGTTCTTGTTCTGAAGGCTTTGTTTAACATGTATGACACATATCTATTggattaattatattatgttgtCTTGTGTTGAATATAACTATATAAATGTGATCTGCAATTCCATTTTCGATGTTCAAATTCtatgattaatttttgttttactttcaaTTGAAAGTGGTGAAAAGGGCCTTTTTCTGATACATGAAATAGCTTTGTAGTCTTGTAAATGGGCTTTAATTTGAACTATAAAATGCTTGGTTAAGCTTTTTGGAGGGAGAgaatatgtattttaatttgacCTCTATCTATTTCAAATACAAGAatcattcaattattattataactcaATGTCTATTTTGAAGAATGTACAGTGAATGAGTTATTTGTATATCGGCTCAAGCTACATATTTTATCActcaattattattactttacaACTTAAGTTTGCTTTAATGAAGCAACGTCACAGTAGCATAATAGTACACAGGTCAAGTATATGGCAATGCAGCGGCGTCATAATAATCCAATAAGTAGGAAAATAATACCAAACATCTCATGAAAGGTGATTAAACTAAGAACACGACAATTCTATAGTGGCACATAATTAGACTGTAAATCATGTATTCACGAAAATCATGTTCATACACACAATAATAAACACACTGCTACAAAAAAAGTGCAAAGATAACACTTTGTTTTTCATAGACAACAATTTTTAGACGATATTAAGTGCTGCCTATTAATATATAGTACttctaaaaaaattgttgtctATAAGCATCAATAGACAATACTTATTTGGAAAAACATTGTTTATTGGTGTCTTTTAATAGACGATACTTATTTGAAACAACATTGTTTATTGGTTGGTGTCTgtcaatagatagcgcttatttTATAAAGCGTTGTCTATTGATAACATTAATATAGTGTTTTTCCAAATAAACACTATTTAtgatctaatttttttaatttattttaatttttcaatagaCAACACTTTTCTAAATAAGTGCGATTTATgattcaaatttcttttaatttactttaatttcttTAAGAACGCTTTTCTAAATAAGCATTGTCTattgttcattttttaaataatttatttaattttttaataaacccAATTTTATCAAACTTGCATATATATTGGTTTAATAAACACAGTTTTGTAAAAAATGAATTCTCAATAATTTAGTGTACGAATACCTAATTGTTCATAGTACTATTGcctataaacatatatatacaaTCTCATTACTATGATTCaatacacacaatttttttaaaaaatgaattctCATTACTTTAGTGTATGAATACATAATTGCTCAGAGTACTAACTTATAAGCATATATATAACTATGACATGATTATCTAAACATATATACAATCATAACATACTACCCTATAAGTAGTTACTAATGACACAAAAACACTAATATTCCCTAACTTCAATGAtttgattttcaaaatattcttgACATCTACAATTAGGAAAATACTATAACAAAggaaaacaacataaaattagTCAATTAACATTCTACTACaattaattatgtatataatCAAGATAACTTATATTTGTTGGGATTGTCCCTCCTTCACAGTTGTCATAATTATCTTGATATAACAACAAATGTAATACCCACACAACCATTGTCGTTGGGTTGTTTTGGACactaaaaaaccaaaaatagaaaacattaatataattgGTATGAATATATGTATATGCATGAATGAGAGGCATAGATTGGACCAAAAAATACAAATCCAAAAATACACATTACAACAAGAAATGTAAttatccttttatttatttgcatAACACCAATTAAACAAAGACCCATGCCTCAAAGACCCCACTAGCACAAGCCTTAATTCACTTTAAAGTCTATATAAAAGGAAGCCTTAATACACATAACCATGTTGCTAAAACAACCTTTAGATACCAAAAGAATTCAACACCTATGACACTAGTTAATTATATCCTTCACAACTCTACACTGCCACACAACTCACGTAAGGAAAACAGACCCTTAATCAGCCAAAAGGGCTCAACATATTCAATAGCCATGATGTAACCACTCAAGTATGGTAAACATAGAAGCACGAAGAGTGAAATAAACAAAAGTAGGGAAATAATCATATAaccctctttctttctttcgtCGCCTACGATTCCCTCGTCGTGTCGCCTACGATTCCCCCGTCGTCAACCTTCTCCTCCGCCTCCACCAcactcctcctcctcttctgtCGCCGCTCTCTCTTCACCTCCACTGGACAGTGAGTCAGCGCCACTCGAGATCCATCCTTAGACACGCCGCCACCGCTCGAGAAATCGTAGCCACAGCCCCATTTGCATTTACTCACAAAAATCGAATTTTGTGATTGACCCATTTCAATTCGTCCCTTTAATTGGGTAACGCGTTCTTCAATTTTGCTACCAGTGGTTCCCCCTGTCATTCAGAGCTAGGGTTCGATCTCTGGTGCAGCACCGCGTGGCCGTGAAAATCATCAACAAGAAGAAGATAAACAAAACGGGTCTCGCTAGTAACGTGAAgtgtgaaaacaaaattatcgctaccaaaaacaaaattttcttcgTCATGGACTTCATCCACGACGGAGAGCTCGTTTGGAAGATCTCGAAGGGTCGCTTCTCGGAGGATCTCAACCGAAAGTACTTCCACCAGCTCATTTGGAGGATTTGCTCAAGGCATCAACAGAGGTTTCGGGGAAAGGGACTTTCGGGACAACATATAAGGCGGTGCTGGAGGTAGGGTCGATGGTGGCAGTGAAGAGGTTGAAGGATTTTCTAGGCTTGCTTTTCAGTATTTTTTGGGCTTGCTTTTCACTCAATTTCACCCTTTTCCAATTCTTGGTCAATAATTAATGATGATAATGACAGTGAAGGTGGTGTGTGGATTTTGCATCAAAACTTGACCTCTGCGAATAGTGCTCCTCAGGGGCTGCTTCGGAAGCTTGGTGCTGGGTTGGATGATCTGCTCCCATCTTCTGCCATGGTCATTTGTGGGAGAGAAGAGAGATTCGTGTAAATCAATCTAATCTCGCATAAATCGtgtaaaagagagagaaaaagatggCAACAACAGtagaggaaagagaaaaaaagtgcaTCCAGGTCAGCGCGGACTTAACTCCGTTTATGCGAATTTAACGGAGAGGActtcatttatacaatttttataactttgGAACTCAAtacattcatttttaaaatcgggtactaaacataaattcacctcttaacatagggacgaagtaagcatttaagcctaaaaTGAACCATTATGACAAAGAAAGAAGGTGTGAAATACATTTCAAGCTCACACAAAGTTACGATAATTTCTCTTTCTAGTGCTTGCAATTTTCTAGTATCAATCACTTTGCTACATGTATGGCTATAAAGAAATAGCATAATTTAGTTATGGTCCATCTTACCTTTTTAGGCAAAATGGAATGTATGTCTATTGGTAACAAATGCTCCATGACAACATGACAGTCATAACACTTTAACCCTATTAGTTTTAGATTTTTCATAGATAATAGGTTTCTGATGTTTGATGAGTATCCCTCTAGAACTTTAACTCCTTGTAGAAACTTATAAAGTACAATTTTCTCCTTTCTAGATAGAGTATAAGTTGCAAGAGGTAGATATTGACATTTACCTTAATTTATTGGTGTCAATTCTATTTCAATTCCTATTTAAAGTAGGTCTAACCTTGCACTAATGTCATCTTTAGACTTTCTAGGAACATTCAACAATGTACCTATCAAACTATcaaatacactttttttttttcaatatgcaTCATATCAAGGAAATGTCTAACATAAAGGACTTCCAATAtggcaaataaaaaaatattgattttttcttCCACCCACTTATGACTATTGTCGCAACCGGGATTGCGATGGGACGACAACCCGAAAAACAAACGGGTTTCAGAAATAAATTTGTGGAGTCGCcactataatttattatggaaaaactatggaaaaccgaaaaataagacatggtctgcGAAAAGTAGATTTTTAggttcgggaatcggttacgcgtaaggaaggtattagcaccctatcgcgcctgcccaaaggcagtacctttaattaaatgtataaagttgacatggcttttcaaaatgtttaaatttccctaaaaaaataaaaaaaaataaataaaactattaagaaacaaaaaaatgctttttgttttatgaacccgacaagaaTTGACCTTGGTCCTACGTACATTCCATTTATAATGGACAATAAGGGATCAtgtagttctttatctagaaaaaggtttgtgagtttgtttaaaaattactattgattgatttatatttttgaaaagtgaatccgaaaaaagatttggtttaacaagattgacatcttttttggttttgaagattttgtattttttatttatttaagaatggtggaaaaatgaaagaaaccgGCCATAGGCCGacacatacttataaaaaaaaattatgatttaaaaaaaacattatttgtgtgtaggaaaaaaatacctttagaaaaaaacttcagagtacaataaaaagagaaaaagaatggtCTAGAGGTGACATACCTTTTTAGCTTTCAGTACTCTCCTCTTTCTTCTTTGATGATTGCCGTTGACAGAACCAGAACCCTTATGGGTGAgaacctatttttttttctatactctctttttattatttctgcatgcttctctctatttttttcgtttttttatgACAAAgtgcgtatttatatacacacattataatattatggaaatcttgccttaattgtgaattaattgacaataaaacaaaatagggaatgAAATGGTCTTGGTTgccagaaaacaaattaaataatattcaaaacattgattatcattattgtaagaaaatcatattttcctctttaaaagcaactaacgcaacaaattatattaatatactattttaattattgtttataattattagcataatattaattcaaactattaccatattaaactaacatttcaaaaaatattgtgtttggtattaaagttattattttatctatttttacccaccattaattattattctcttattctttatttttaattatttacttatccggacgaaattgggtgt contains:
- the LOC108343407 gene encoding pentatricopeptide repeat-containing protein At1g62930, chloroplastic isoform X7; translated protein: MSPKFHISRPLLSLSSEPSLNPLSLIILSFSHSHYSTSKSPSHTSHYLSQFLPLADSTFKPLNTITAHERRLVVLGLSTAIKTDQSFALKAFSLRFCPFLLVKIMTFLDTRQAAFAFFKLAFGNNFEETVRLSCVAAHVLAAKGLHLLAQDVVSWLIARVGAGRANEIFEFMWKNHAIYESDFSVLNTLLRGFLNLGMSFEALEVLRKMRDVGVRPGLSSLTILMRLLLRLGDYGSVWKVFKDMIHRGPRPSNITFNVMLYGFCRQQKIAIAESLLHLMPKFMCSPDVFAFNILINACCVRARTSVAFDWLNFMVRSGLEPSLATFNTIMHALCREGNVRRAQKLFDEIQDMGIAPNAAMYNTLMDGYFKAREVSQASLLYEKMRTKGVSPDCVTFNILVGGYYKYGRKDDWNRLLKDLIVLGLFPDCSLCDVTVSVLCWTGRIDEAMALLQELLEKGLTLSVVAFNSVIGAYSRAGLEDKAFETYRIMVLGGFTPSSSTCNSLLMSLCRKGCLQEARILLYGMLEKGFPINKVAYTVLLDGYFKMNDLDGAQFLWKEMKERGMYPDAVAFTALIDGLSKAGNVEEAHEVFLEMSAMGFVPNNFAYNSLIRGLCNCGRMTEALRLEKEMRQKGILSDTFTFNIIIDGYCRRGQMKFATDTFLDMQRIGLPPDIFTFNILIGGYCKAFDMVGAGQMVNKMYSCGLDPDITTYNTQMHGYCRMRKMNQAVIILDELISAGIVPDTVTYNTMMNGLC
- the LOC108343407 gene encoding pentatricopeptide repeat-containing protein At1g63130, mitochondrial isoform X6, which translates into the protein MSPKFHISRPLLSLSSEPSLNPLSLIILSFSHSHYSTSKSPSHTSHYLSQFLPLADSTFKPLNTITAHERRLVVLGLSTAIKTDQSFALKAFSLRFCPFLLVKIMTFLDTRQAAFAFFKLAFGNNFEETVRLSCVAAHVLAAKGLHLLAQDVVSWLIARVGAGRANEIFEFMWKNHAIYESDFSVLNTLLRGFLNLGMSFEALEVLRKMRDVGVRPGLSSLTILMRLLLRLGDYGSVWKVFKDMIHRGPRPSNITFNVMLYGFCRQQKIAIAESLLHLMPKFMCSPDVFAFNILINACCVRARTSVAFDWLNFMVRSGLEPSLATFNTIMHALCREGNVRRAQKLFDEIQDMGIAPNAAMYNTLMDGYFKAREVSQASLLYEKMRTKGVSPDCVTFNILVGGYYKYGRKDDWNRLLKDLIVLGLFPDCSLCDVTVSVLCWTGRIDEAMALLQELLEKGLTLSVVAFNSVIGAYSRAGLEDKAFETYRIMVLGGFTPSSSTCNSLLMSLCRKGCLQEARILLYGMLEKGFPINKVAYTVLLDGYFKMNDLDGAQFLWKEMKERGMYPDAVAFTALIDGLSKAGNVEEAHEVFLEMSAMGFVPNNFAYNSLIRGLCNCGRMTEALRLEKEMRQKGILSDTFTFNIIIDGYCRRGQMKFATDTFLDMQRIGLPPDIFTFNILIGGYCKAFDMVGAGQMVNKMYSCGLDPDITTYNTQMHGYCRMRKMNQAVIILDELISAGIVPDTVTYNTMMNEGCKGSII
- the LOC108343407 gene encoding pentatricopeptide repeat-containing protein At5g16640, mitochondrial isoform X8, with protein sequence MSPKFHISRPLLSLSSEPSLNPLSLIILSFSHSHYSTSKSPSHTSHYLSQFLPLADSTFKPLNTITAHERRLVVLGLSTAIKTDQSFALKAFSLRFCPFLLVKIMTFLDTRQAAFAFFKLAFGNNFEETVRLSCVAAHVLAAKGLHLLAQDVVSWLIARVGAGRANEIFEFMWKNHAIYESDFSVLNTLLRGFLNLGMSFEALEVLRKMRDVGVRPGLSSLTILMRLLLRLGDYGSVWKVFKDMIHRGPRPSNITFNVMLYGFCRQQKIAIAESLLHLMPKFMCSPDVFAFNILINACCVRARTSVAFDWLNFMVRSGLEPSLATFNTIMHALCREGNVRRAQKLFDEIQDMGIAPNAAMYNTLMDGYFKAREVSQASLLYEKMRTKGVSPDCVTFNILVGGYYKYGRKDDWNRLLKDLIVLGLFPDCSLCDVTVSVLCWTGRIDEAMALLQELLEKGLTLSVVAFNSVIGAYSRAGLEDKAFETYRIMVLGGFTPSSSTCNSLLMSLCRKGCLQEARILLYGMLEKGFPINKVAYTVLLDGYFKMNDLDGAQFLWKEMKERGMYPDAVAFTALIDGLSKAGNVEEAHEVFLEMSAMGFVPNNFAYNSLIRGLCNCGRMTEALRLEKEMRQKGILSDTFTFNIIIDGYCRRGQMKFATDTFLDMQRIGLPPDIFTFNILIGGYCKAFDMVGAECEK